In Halorubrum sp. PV6, a single window of DNA contains:
- a CDS encoding magnesium transporter gives MIPLLAALSVLQLVSGTVLETYEQTLVANPALLVLVPVQIGTAGNLASITCSRLTTQLYLGTYELRPSNPELRANVGAVFALAGTVFGVVGVAAWGIGVALGGTLGLGRVLLVSLVSGMLLAVLVVVASVAAVEISYRVGLNPDDTTIPVVTNLCDVAGVLILFAVVSLVV, from the coding sequence ATGATCCCGCTTTTGGCCGCGCTGTCGGTCTTGCAGCTCGTCTCCGGTACGGTGCTCGAAACGTACGAGCAGACGCTCGTGGCGAACCCCGCGCTCCTCGTGTTGGTCCCGGTCCAGATCGGGACGGCCGGCAACCTCGCGTCGATCACCTGCTCGCGGCTCACCACCCAACTGTACCTCGGGACCTACGAGTTACGGCCCTCGAACCCGGAACTTCGCGCCAACGTCGGCGCCGTGTTCGCGCTCGCGGGGACCGTCTTCGGCGTCGTGGGCGTCGCGGCGTGGGGTATCGGCGTCGCGCTCGGCGGGACGCTCGGACTCGGCCGCGTGCTGCTCGTCTCGCTCGTCTCCGGGATGCTCCTCGCCGTCCTCGTGGTCGTCGCGAGCGTCGCCGCCGTGGAAATATCCTATCGCGTCGGCCTCAACCCCGACGACACGACGATTCCCGTCGTCACCAACCTCTGTGACGTCGCCGGCGTGTTGATCCTCTTCGCGGTCGTCTCGCTGGTCGTCTGA
- a CDS encoding magnesium transporter yields the protein MPGHDTARDVYRQALPVILVSLVAGLFSGTILGSETMRAGISEVPGLLLLLPAFLATRGGVYGSLGARLSTGLHQGLIEPQFQLDRRLTNAIIASFLNGMSVSVFIGVITFLWLRLFGTAGNLLELVGIMVVAGFLSAVLMISVLIAVIFVGYRRGLDPDNVIGPVVTTLGDVFGVFFLLVGIYVVGAVL from the coding sequence ATGCCCGGCCACGACACCGCCCGTGACGTCTACCGGCAGGCGCTCCCGGTGATCCTCGTCAGCCTCGTCGCGGGGCTGTTCTCCGGGACGATCCTCGGCTCGGAGACGATGCGGGCCGGTATCTCGGAGGTTCCGGGGCTGCTCCTGTTGCTCCCGGCGTTCCTCGCGACTCGCGGGGGCGTCTACGGCTCGCTCGGCGCGCGGCTCTCGACCGGACTCCACCAGGGGCTCATCGAGCCGCAGTTCCAGCTCGACCGGCGGCTCACCAACGCGATCATCGCCTCGTTTCTCAACGGGATGTCCGTCTCCGTGTTCATCGGGGTGATCACGTTCCTCTGGCTGCGGCTCTTCGGAACCGCGGGGAACCTCCTCGAACTGGTCGGGATCATGGTCGTCGCCGGCTTCCTGTCGGCGGTGCTCATGATCTCCGTGCTGATCGCCGTCATCTTCGTCGGCTACCGGCGGGGGCTCGACCCCGACAACGTGATCGGGCCCGTCGTCACGACGCTCGGTGACGTGTTCGGGGTGTTCTTCCTGCTCGTCGGCATCTACGTCGTGGGGGCCGTGCTGTGA